TGTCCAAAATCGAAGCTGGGCGCATGGAGGTCTATAACGAGGCTTTCGATGTGGCCGACCTGGTCGGCGACGTTGAGATGCTGGTCCGCCCGCTCGCCTCACGCAATGACAACACGCTCATCATCAATTGCCCGCGGGACATAGGAACTGTCGAATCAGACGTTACCAAGGTCAAGCAGACATTGCTCAACCTCCTCAGCAATGCGTCGAAATTCACGAAGAACGGCACGATCCGGTTGCTTGTCGAACGGCGAACCGAGGGCGATTCCGGGTGGCTGGCTTTTTCGGTCGCCGACAGTGGGATCGGCATGAGCGATGAACAGATGAGCCGGCTCTTTCAGCCCTTCTCGCAGGCGGATAATTCGACCTCCCGAAAGTTTGGCGGCACCGGCCTTGGACTGGCCATCAGCCGCAGCTTCGCCCAGATGCTGGGCGGAGACCTGACGGTCTCCAGCAAGCCGGGCGAAGGTTCCTGCTTCGTCTTCACCTTGCCGGCCGTGGGCATCCGGGTTGCCGACAGCACGGGCCGGGAAAAGGACGAAGGGAACAAGGAGATCGGTGCGGACGAAGCGCGAACCACAATTCTGGTGGTCGACGACGACGCATCGGCGCTGCACATTATCGGCTCTCACCTGGTCCGCGAAGGGTTCAAGATACTCTACGCGACCACCGGGGCCGAGGCGCTCGAACTGGCGCGGAAACACCGGCCGGCGGCGATCACCCTGGACATCATGATGCCCAAGATGGACGGCTGGTCGGTGTTGGTGGCCTTGAAAAAAGACCCCGAGATCGCCGACATACCAGTGATCATCGTCAGCATCAGCAATGAAAAGGCGTTGGGATTCACGCTTGGCGCCGCAGGCATGCTGACCAAGCCCGTCGACCGGGGCGAACTCAGTGAATTCATCATTCGGCTCACCGGCGCTCACGGCTCCGGGACTATTCTCGTTGTGGAGGACGACGCGGCGACACAGGTGCTGATGCAGCGCACGATCGAACGCCTCGGCCATGTTCCCGCGCTGACCGAGAACGGGCGCAAGGCCATGGACTGGATGGTTGCCAACCCGCCGCCGACCGCCATTCTACTCGATCTCAACATGCCGGAAATGAACGGCTTCGACTTTCTCACGCATTTGCGTGAAAACGACAGTTGGGCGAAGGTCCCGGTGATTGTCGTGACCGCGCATCAACTGTCGCTGGCGGAGCGCAGCATGCTGACCGAGCGCACGGCGCAAATCGTCGCCAAAGGGCAAGGCGCGCACCTTGAGCTTTCGCAAGCCTTGCGCAAAGCGCTCGGGTCGCGTGCCACCGAAAGCCTGGAGAGGGCCTGACCATGGCGCGGATACTGCTTGTCGAGGACAATGAGATGAATCGCGACATGCTCTCGCGGCGACTCATCCGAAACGGACATGAGGTGACCATGGCGGTCGATGGGGAGGAGGCGGTCACGCGGGCGCATAGCGATCTTCCCGACCTCGTGCTGATGGACATAGGCTTGCCAGGGATCGATGGTTGTGAGGCGACGCGGCGAATTCGAGCCACCGAACGGATCGCCCAGTTGCCGATTATAGCGCTGACGGCGCATGCCATGACTGGCGACCGGGATCGTGCTCTGGATGCGGGCTGCGACGACTTCGACACCAAACCCGTCGACATCCAGCGGCTTCTCGGAAAGATCGATGCACTCTTGCTCCCCAAAAGATAGTGCATGTCGCCCGAAAGTGCGTAGAGGTTTGGGCCAACGACATGCAAAAACAAGGGCGCGTCGACTGCCTCCGTTTTCAACGCGAGGGGCTTGCGTGCGCGTCGGACACCTGGTGCCTGCAACGGCGAGAGTCAGCGCAAGCGGCGAATTGCCAGCACAGTAATATCGTCGAACTGGGCCGCACCGTTGGCGAATGCGCGCGCCGCCGAAACAACGGCGTCCACGACGACCGCCGTCGCTTTGCCGGCTACCTTGTCGATTTCCGAAAGAATCCGTTCGGTACCGAAGTTTTCCAGAGTGCCATTGAGCGTGTCGGAAAGCCCGTCGGAGGTCAGTATGAAGGTGTCGCCCACTGCGATCGTCAACGCATGATCCGAAAAGCTCAACCCGTCGAGCACCCCGAGTGCGGGATCCGGCGTGCTGATGATTTCCTTGACGCCCTCGCTACCGGCCAGAATGGGATAGACATGGCCGGCGTTGCAGAATGTCAACCTGCCGCTTTCGAGATCGAGAAAGCCAAGAAACAGCGTTACGAATTTCGAGTATGAGTTGTTCTTGCACAATTCCTCGTTGACCAGCGATGCGATGTCCGACGGGAGTGGTGTGCGTCCTGAGATGGCCTGGAACTGGAGCGTGCCGGCTCGCAACAGACTTCGCGTACGGGCCATGAACAGCGCCGCCGCGGTACCTTTGCCGGCGACATCGCCGATGGCTATGCAGATAAGCCCCGGCTTGACTTCGAAGACGTCGTATAGATCTCCCCCCACTTCGAGAGCTGGATGAATCAGCGCGTGGATATCAATGACGGCCAGGTCGACGGGAAACTCAGTCGGCAACATGGACTGCTGGTGCACCCATGCTTCCGCCAGCTCGCGCTCCAGCCTTTCGAGTTGGCGCTTGTTCTCGGCTCTGAGGAATTTCTTCTCAATCACGGCCTTGACCCGCGCGGCAAGCAGGGCGGGGTTGAACGGCTTTGGGAGATAGTCCTCGGCGCCCAGCTCGATGCAGCGGACCACGGTATCGAGTTCGGAAGCCGCGGATATCATCACCACGGGCGTATCCTCGAGATGGCCTTCGGCCTTCATCGCTTCCAGAACTTCGACGCCGTTCATGCGTGGCATCATCACATCGAGAAGGACCAGATCGAACGATCCTGACCGCAGGCATCCCATTGCCTCAAGGCCATCTTCCGCCTGTATCACCTCAGTGATTTCGAGCCGGCGCAAACGGCGGGCGAGCACATCGCGATTGTCGAGATTGTCGTCGACGACAAGGACGCGCGCTGCGGAGAGGTTCACCGGACTCCTCAATCTAGGTCAACCCTAAAGCGCGTCGCATTGAAACGGGTTCTGTCGACGCGATTCAAGTTTTTGTCTTTGTGCATGCAGTTGCCCAAAACCGCTGCACACTTTTGGGCGACATGCACTAGCCCTAGCAGATTTTCGCTTCCGCGCAATTGCGGCGTCGATGATCAGCCGATCATGTCGGTGACGAGCGGATCGCGCCTGCTAATGCGTCGAATAATAGGTAGCAGCCGAGCAATCCCAACGCGCACGCCGCAAGCCGTATCAGTTTGGTTTCGTCGATGGCGGCCACTCCGACAGGGACGGTACTTGTCAGGGCGCTTCGGTGGGAAGTGTGTCTGCGAGGCAGGGAGGTTCTGGTGGCTTGTCTAAGGGCGCTCGCCTGTCCCTCTGCGCCAGCACCCGGCGAGACAATATGTTGCCTTTCGTTCCCCGCCGTCGAAACGACGCTCGCCAATAGAAGCATCTTGGCGATGGATTGCGGCCGCCACGACCTCCACC
The nucleotide sequence above comes from Mesorhizobium shangrilense. Encoded proteins:
- a CDS encoding ATP-binding response regulator, producing MLLLATVGSSLYIRAALDQALAMSDSADRAAENMGVAFSVRSAFNDLRYWQTDLAVSQLTLAESNAADARTRLAAALKRLASTQPQEASRIETLAGQFDDLANQAVEAYTQDQRVIGNAHFAQARQFGVQIDEQLRAVQTTLRDQAQSARASILTQFYQAANVAFALTGLAVLVGAFLTFVVLRSILKPLGEIVVAVEGLTAGNTDIAIPPPSRDELGRISEALLLLRQSQSERDRLTRETERQRKTLSDAIESIAEGFALYAPDSRLVIANQRFRDIHPLYAALAEAHASFNEIIEAGGRHVVRTDRKPEEWIAERLANHGHRASRIEQFHDDRWMQISERETHEGGFTVVYTDISELRQRQFELEVARDEAQRATQVKSDFLANMSHELRTPLNAIIGYSQILQEDMQDVGQSDFLPDLKKIETAGNHLLGLINDILDLSKIEAGRMEVYNEAFDVADLVGDVEMLVRPLASRNDNTLIINCPRDIGTVESDVTKVKQTLLNLLSNASKFTKNGTIRLLVERRTEGDSGWLAFSVADSGIGMSDEQMSRLFQPFSQADNSTSRKFGGTGLGLAISRSFAQMLGGDLTVSSKPGEGSCFVFTLPAVGIRVADSTGREKDEGNKEIGADEARTTILVVDDDASALHIIGSHLVREGFKILYATTGAEALELARKHRPAAITLDIMMPKMDGWSVLVALKKDPEIADIPVIIVSISNEKALGFTLGAAGMLTKPVDRGELSEFIIRLTGAHGSGTILVVEDDAATQVLMQRTIERLGHVPALTENGRKAMDWMVANPPPTAILLDLNMPEMNGFDFLTHLRENDSWAKVPVIVVTAHQLSLAERSMLTERTAQIVAKGQGAHLELSQALRKALGSRATESLERA
- a CDS encoding response regulator, which produces MARILLVEDNEMNRDMLSRRLIRNGHEVTMAVDGEEAVTRAHSDLPDLVLMDIGLPGIDGCEATRRIRATERIAQLPIIALTAHAMTGDRDRALDAGCDDFDTKPVDIQRLLGKIDALLLPKR
- a CDS encoding PP2C family protein-serine/threonine phosphatase, which gives rise to MNLSAARVLVVDDNLDNRDVLARRLRRLEITEVIQAEDGLEAMGCLRSGSFDLVLLDVMMPRMNGVEVLEAMKAEGHLEDTPVVMISAASELDTVVRCIELGAEDYLPKPFNPALLAARVKAVIEKKFLRAENKRQLERLERELAEAWVHQQSMLPTEFPVDLAVIDIHALIHPALEVGGDLYDVFEVKPGLICIAIGDVAGKGTAAALFMARTRSLLRAGTLQFQAISGRTPLPSDIASLVNEELCKNNSYSKFVTLFLGFLDLESGRLTFCNAGHVYPILAGSEGVKEIISTPDPALGVLDGLSFSDHALTIAVGDTFILTSDGLSDTLNGTLENFGTERILSEIDKVAGKATAVVVDAVVSAARAFANGAAQFDDITVLAIRRLR